A window of the Helianthus annuus cultivar XRQ/B chromosome 4, HanXRQr2.0-SUNRISE, whole genome shotgun sequence genome harbors these coding sequences:
- the LOC110937409 gene encoding uncharacterized protein LOC110937409 isoform X1 gives MGDKSSTTAPQTLHPVYTVTNIQHKVRVLDGVKVSYPSWVKLFTLHAEGYDVVDHIDGTPAPAKEAAEFASWKKIDAVVLQWIYGTLSDDLLVRVLEDKSTAYAAWERVKNLFLNNKGSRAAALQHELTNLTLSAMPDLDSYCQRIRELADQLAAVDCPLTNTQRILHLVRGLPREYDTTASILNQSLPPWESAVEQLQSEARRISARETLTPSPLVAAAVTSQPHHDTPPNRDISSPPPRESREQRDSRRSSGRRDSNRNHRSYTRQNGQAQSRHYQAQAPFNPYWAPQQQFAPYWAPPPCPFPTQPWAQQWESRPNSRPNHSNHSAPSNSHAAQANLAETDPMDPTSLANTMQALSMDTSGNGQWHFDTGLQGWHDPEPSRQYK, from the exons ATGGGTGACAAATCCTCCACAACTGCACCTCAAACACTTCACCCTGTCTACACGGTCACAAATATTCAACACAAGGTCCGTGTTCTTGACGGCGTCAAAGTCTCATACCCGTCATGGGTTAAGCTTTTTACGCTCCATGCCGAAGGGTATGATGTGGTGGACCACATCGACGGTACGCCGGCCCCGGCCAAAGAAGCTGCTGAATTTGCCTCGTGGAAGAAGATTGATGCGGTTGTACTACAATGGATTTACGGGACACTCTCGGACGATTTGTTAGTTCGAGTCTTGGAAGACAAATCCACTGCATATGCAGCATGGGAACGGGTCAAAAACCTGTTCTTGAACAACAAAGGCTCTCGAGCCGCCGCCCTACAACACGAACTCACAAACCTTACCCTATCCGCTATGCCAGATCTTGACTCCTACTGTCAGCGTATTCGCGAACTCGCTGACCAATTGGCTGCTGTTGACTGCCCGCTCACCAACACTCAACGGATCCTTCATCTTGTTCGGGGTCTACCCCGTGAATACGACACCACGGCATCAATCCTTAACCAATCTCTGCCACCGTGGGAATCTGCCGTTGAACAACTACAATCCGAAGCTCGCCGCATATCCGCACGGGAAACCCTCACACCATCTCCTCTGGTCGCCGCTGCTGTTACCTCTCAACCCCACCACGACACTCCTCCAAATCGTGACATCTCATCACCGCCCCCACGTGAATCTCGTGAACAGAGGGACAGCCGCCGCTCTTCTGGTCGTCGTGACTCCAACAGAAACCACAGGTCCTATACTCGTCAAAATGGGCAGGCCCAATCAAGACACTATCAGGCCCAAGCTCCTTTTAATCCCTACTGGGCTCCCCAGCAACAGTTTGCACCTTATTGGGCACCGCCTCCTTGTCCCTTTCCCACCCAGCCTTGGGCTCAGCAGTGGGAGTCAAGGCCCAACTCGAGGCCCAATCACAGCAATCACTCAGCCCCATCCAACAGTCATGCAGCCCAGGCCAACCTAGCTGAGACGGATCCAATGGACCCAACCAGTCTCGCGAACACAATGCAGGCTCTATCCATGGACACTTCTGGTAATGGTCAATGGCATTTTGACACAG GACTACAAGGATGGCACGATCCTGAGCCGTCACGACAGTACAAGTGA
- the LOC110937409 gene encoding uncharacterized protein LOC110937409 isoform X2 has protein sequence MGDKSSTTAPQTLHPVYTVTNIQHKVRVLDGVKVSYPSWVKLFTLHAEGYDVVDHIDGTPAPAKEAAEFASWKKIDAVVLQWIYGTLSDDLLVRVLEDKSTAYAAWERVKNLFLNNKGSRAAALQHELTNLTLSAMPDLDSYCQRIRELADQLAAVDCPLTNTQRILHLVRGLPREYDTTASILNQSLPPWESAVEQLQSEARRISARETLTPSPLVAAAVTSQPHHDTPPNRDISSPPPRESREQRDSRRSSGRRDSNRNHRSYTRQNGQAQSRHYQAQAPFNPYWAPQQQFAPYWAPPPCPFPTQPWAQQWESRPNSRPNHSNHSAPSNSHAAQANLAETDPMDPTSLANTMQALSMDTSGNGQWHFDTARGKVF, from the coding sequence ATGGGTGACAAATCCTCCACAACTGCACCTCAAACACTTCACCCTGTCTACACGGTCACAAATATTCAACACAAGGTCCGTGTTCTTGACGGCGTCAAAGTCTCATACCCGTCATGGGTTAAGCTTTTTACGCTCCATGCCGAAGGGTATGATGTGGTGGACCACATCGACGGTACGCCGGCCCCGGCCAAAGAAGCTGCTGAATTTGCCTCGTGGAAGAAGATTGATGCGGTTGTACTACAATGGATTTACGGGACACTCTCGGACGATTTGTTAGTTCGAGTCTTGGAAGACAAATCCACTGCATATGCAGCATGGGAACGGGTCAAAAACCTGTTCTTGAACAACAAAGGCTCTCGAGCCGCCGCCCTACAACACGAACTCACAAACCTTACCCTATCCGCTATGCCAGATCTTGACTCCTACTGTCAGCGTATTCGCGAACTCGCTGACCAATTGGCTGCTGTTGACTGCCCGCTCACCAACACTCAACGGATCCTTCATCTTGTTCGGGGTCTACCCCGTGAATACGACACCACGGCATCAATCCTTAACCAATCTCTGCCACCGTGGGAATCTGCCGTTGAACAACTACAATCCGAAGCTCGCCGCATATCCGCACGGGAAACCCTCACACCATCTCCTCTGGTCGCCGCTGCTGTTACCTCTCAACCCCACCACGACACTCCTCCAAATCGTGACATCTCATCACCGCCCCCACGTGAATCTCGTGAACAGAGGGACAGCCGCCGCTCTTCTGGTCGTCGTGACTCCAACAGAAACCACAGGTCCTATACTCGTCAAAATGGGCAGGCCCAATCAAGACACTATCAGGCCCAAGCTCCTTTTAATCCCTACTGGGCTCCCCAGCAACAGTTTGCACCTTATTGGGCACCGCCTCCTTGTCCCTTTCCCACCCAGCCTTGGGCTCAGCAGTGGGAGTCAAGGCCCAACTCGAGGCCCAATCACAGCAATCACTCAGCCCCATCCAACAGTCATGCAGCCCAGGCCAACCTAGCTGAGACGGATCCAATGGACCCAACCAGTCTCGCGAACACAATGCAGGCTCTATCCATGGACACTTCTGGTAATGGTCAATGGCATTTTGACACAG
- the LOC110933967 gene encoding ethylene-responsive transcription factor 13, with product MSSVSDISKLFPAMTLEEDASVKEEEEVEQHLWRNFIGVMDTSGWIYVDERVGKDRGPSRMGVQKQQSGVKKKKKLKKKKKRRRRIPDNWFTAIIRYPIDNFVGGRVWLGVYRSPEEAALVYDREAFRFYGSKAKLNFPHLIATNTKEPMVVPPVRQNNNNN from the coding sequence ATGTCGTCGGTATCTGATATCTCAAAGCTTTTTCCGGCGATGACGCTGGAGGAGGATGCATCGGTGAAGGAAGAAGAGGAGGTGGAGCAACATTTGTGGAGGAATTTCATCGGTGTAATGGACACGTCAGGATGGATCTATGTCGATGAGCGGGTTGGGAAAGACAGAGGGCCGTCGCGGATGGGTGTCCAGAAGCAGCAGAGCggtgtgaagaagaagaagaagttgaagaagaagaagaagcggAGGCGACGTATCCCGGATAACTGGTTCACGGCTATAATAAGATATCCGATTGATAATTTTGTTGGTGGTCGGGTATGGCTGGGGGTTTATAGGTCACCGGAAGAAGCAGCTTTAGTTTACGATCGGGAAGCTTTTAGGTTTTACGGCTCCAAAGCTAAGCTTAATTTTCCCCATCTTATCGCCACCAACACCAAGGAGCCGATGGTGGTTCCTCCTGTCcgtcagaacaacaacaacaactag